ACGCCTCGGTCTCCGGTGTCGGGGCGACGGGCTCGGCGAGAAGCAGGCGGCGGCACTCGAGCTCCACCGACGGGAACACGTGGGCCTCCTCGATGGCGGCGATCAGGCCGGCCTCGACCGCCTCGGCGTCCTCGCCGGCGGCGATGCGTCGGTCGACGGTGAAGCGCACGCGGTCCGGCACGACGTTGATGCCGCGCCCGCCCTCGATGAGGCCCACCGTGAGCGGTTGCCCGGGCGTCTCGCGCAGGGTCATCAGCCGGGCGAGGATGGGGACGGCGGCCTCCAGCGCGTCGCGCCCGTCCTGCGGGCGGGAGGCGTGGGCCTGGATCCCGCGCAGCAGCACCTCGAGATGCAGGACGCCCTCCTGGCCGGTGATCACCTGGTAGGCCGTGCCCGCGCCGATCACGGCGTCGGGCTTGGTGAGGTCCTGGCCCAGCAGGAAGGCCGGGCCGAGGAAGCCGCCGGTCTCCTCGTCGCTGGTGATGTGGAGCTCGACGCTCCCCGACAGGCCGTCGAGGCGCTCCAGCGCGGCGAGGGCGAAGACGTAGGCGGCGATGTCCGCCTTGGAGTCGCGCGCGCCGCGGCCATGCAGAAGGCCGTCCTTCACCTCGGCGCCGAACGGCTCGTGGTGCCAGCCGTTGCCGACCGGGAGCGTGTCGATCGGCGCGGCGAGGGCGACCGTCGGCCCCGCGCCGAAGGCGCGGCGCACGACGAGGTTGGTGATGTCCGCGCGGCCGTAGTTGCGCGCGAACGGGTTCGGCACGGGGTGCCGCTCCACCTCCCAGCCGCGGGTCTCGAGCGTGGCCGCCAGCCACTCCACCGCCTCCGCGGTGTCGCCCGGCGGGTTTTCCGTCGGCATGCGGACCAGGGTCTGCAGGAAGTCGACGGCGTCCGCATGGCTGTCGGACACGGCGGCCTGGATCGCGTCCGCGGGGGCGGTCATGGTACTCACGGTATGAGGACGGTCGACCCGGTCGTGCGACGTCCCTCCAGCGCGCGATGGGCCTCGGCCGCGTCCTTGAGGGCGAACGTCCTCTCGACCGGGATCTTCACCTTGCCGGAGCGCACCATCTCGAAGAGGTCCGCAGCGTTGGCCTCCAGCCGCTCGCGCGTCGCCACGTAGGTCCCGAGGCCGGGGCGGGTGGCGAACAGCGAGCCGTACTTGGCGAGGTCGGCGAGGCTGAAGTCCCTCACGACGCCCGACGACTGGCCGAACAGCGCGTAGAGACCGAGCGGCCGCAGGCACTGGAGCGAGCCCGGATAGGTGTCCTTGCCGACCGAATCGTAGACCACGTCGCAGCCCTTGCCGCCGGTGATCTCCTTCACGCGGGCGACGAAGTCCTCCTCGTTGTAGTTGATCACGTGGGTGTAGCCGTTCGCCCTGGCGATCTCGGCCTTTTCCGCCGAGCCGACGGTGCCGATGGTGGTGGCGCCGATGGCTTTCGCCCACTGCCCCGCGATCGACCCGACGCCGCCGGCGGCGGCGTGGAAGAGCAGCGTCGTCTCCGGCGTCACCTTGTGGGTCTCGCACAGGAGATAGCGGGCGGTCATGCCCTTCAGCATCATCGCCGCCGCGGTCCTGTCGTCGACCCCGTCCGGGATCTTCAGCGCCGCCGAGGCGGCGAGGCTGCGCCGCTCGGTGTAGGAGCCGAGGGCGAAACCGTAGGCGATGCGGTCACCGACCGAAAATCCCTCGACGCCGGGGCCGACCTCCTCCACAACGCCTGCAGCTTCGCTGCCGACGATCAGCGGGTAGCCCGTGGGCGACTTGTAGAGGCCGGTGCGAAAGTAGGTGTCGATGAAGTTGAGGCCGATGGCGGTGTGACGCACAACGAGTTCGCCCTCCCCGGCCACCGGGTCGTCGATCGGTCGCCATTGGAGAACGTCGGGGTCGCCGGGTTCATCCAACACGATGGCGTGCGTCATCTTTCCTCTCCGAAGTTCTGGCGGGAACGTTAGATACACGATTGCCGCCAATCAAGGACGTCAAACCATGGACAGCGCCACGCCCGCTCCCCTCTCCAACGCGAGCCTGACCGTCGACGTCGCGGTCGTGGGCGGCGGCCCCGCGGGGGCGCTCGCGGCGATCGTCGTGGCGGATGCAGGATTTAAGGTCGCGCTCGTCGCGCCCGACCGGGGCCGCGACCCGCGCACGTCGGCCCTGTTCATGCCGTCGATCGAGCTTCTGGAGGAACATGGGGTCTGGTCCGATCTCGTCGAGGACGCGGCGCCGCTCCACACGATTCGCATCATCGACCAGACCGGTCACCTCCCCCGCGCGCCCGAGGTGGCGTTCGACGCGCAGGAGATCGGCCCGCACCCGTTCGGCTACAACATCACCAACGACGCCCTGAACGCCGCCCTCTCGGCGCGGCTCGCAGCGCTCGGCGTGCCGCGGGTCGATGCGCTGGCCGACCACATCGCCGGCACGGACGGCCCGGTCGTGACGATCACCGCGGGCGCCCACACCGTCGAGGCGGGCCTGGTGGTCGCGGCCGACGGGGCCGAATCGTTCGTGCGGGAGGCGGCCGGACTGTCGGTGCGCCGGTGGGCCTACCGGCAGAGCGCCTTCGTGACCACGCTGAGCCACGAGCGTCCGCACGGCGGCGTGTCGGTCGAGTTCCACACCCCGGCGGGACCCTTCACGCTGGTGCCGCTCAAGGGGGAGCGCTCGTCGCTCGTCTGGGTCGCGCGGCCGGAGGAGGCGGAGCGCTGGGCGGCCATGGACCCCGGCCCCCTCGCCCGCGAGATCGAGAAGCGCTGCCATGCCTTCCTCGGCCACATGGCGATCGACGGACCCCGCGGCGTCATCCCCATGGCGGGGCATGTCGCGCCCCGCATGGGGGCGGGCCGCGTGGTGCTGGTCAGCGAGGCGGGGCACCGATTCCCGCCCATCGGCGCGCAGGGGCTGAACCTCGGCTTCCGCGACATCGCCACCCTGCAGACGCTGCTGCGCCACGCCCGGCCCGACCGCGACCTCGCGGGGATTCCGGAGCGCTACCACATCCGCCGCCGCACCGATGTGAGCCTGCGGACCGCGAGCGTCGACGTGCTCAACCGTTCGCTCCTGACCGGGGCGTTCGTGCCGAGCACGGCCCGGGCGGTGGCGCTGTCGGCGGCGCGGGGCATCCCGCCGCTGCGCCGCGCGATGATGCGATTCGGCCTCGGCGCCTGACGCCGCCGCCTCAGAGGAGCCCCGAGCGGATCACGTAGAGGACACCCGTGACGGAGAACGCCGCGAGGGTGGTGCCGACGAGGATGGCGTTCGACGCCTCCTCCCGCCCGACCCCGTACTGCGTGGCGAGGATGAAGACGTTCGTCGCCGTCGGCAGCGCGGCGAGCAGCACCCCGCTCATCAGCCACAGCGGCGGCGCTGCCATCGCCGACAGCACCACGTACGCGGCGAGCGGGTGCAGGACGAGCTTGATGATGATGAAGAGCGAGATGTCCTGCACCGAGCGGCTGGACGGCATCGGCTGAAGCGCCACCGTGACGCCCATGGCGAACAGCGCGCACGGCGCGGCGGCGTTGGTCAGCATGGTGAGCAGCCGGTCGATGCTGGCCGGCGGCTGGTACCTGAAGAACGCCGCCGTCACCCCGGCGATCACCGCCAGGATGAACGGGTGGGTGAAGACGCGGTGCAGGATCCGCAGCACCTGCTGGACGAACGTGCCCTCGGAGGAGCCGGCGATCGCCATCATCACGGGGGTCAGCACGAAGAACATCGTGCTTTCGAACGAGAAGATGAGTGCGACCGGTACCGTCGCCGTCGTTCCGATCGCCACCAGCGCGAGGCCCGGCCCCAGGTAGCCGTTGTTGGCGTAGCCGCCGATGAGGGCGAGGATCGTCGAGTAGGCGAGGTTCCCGCCGGTGCGAATCATCGCGATGGCGAAGCCGATGATCAGCACCACCCACGTCGCCCCGGCGCAGGCGATGACGTAGATGACGTCGCCGAGCTCGTCGACCGGCATCCGCGACAGGTACTGGAAGAACAGCGCCGGCAGCGCGACGTAGACGATGAAGATGTTCATCCACACGAGGCCGCCGGAGGGCTTCCTGGCGATCCGCCCGACGACGAAGCCGAGAAGGATCAGGCCGAAGAACGGGATGGTGAGGGAAAGGACCTCGCTCAAGGAGGACTCCGGAGTGCGGGCGGCGGGCAGACCCAGCATCTAGCGCATCATCGGTATACAACGAACCCCGTCAGCGGATTGGCGCCCTCCCAAGGGCGCCGCCGGGGGCGACCCCGGCGGGCGAAGCGCCGGCCGGGTGCGACTTTTGGGCCGTTCCGGGCGGGGACAGCGGTGCGATGGGTTGTGGACAATCGCGCCCGCTCCGGGCATGCCCTTGCCGAGACGAGGAGCGTCAGGCGTCCGTGCACTGGCGAGCTGCACTTTCGTGCGGAAAGGACGAGTTCAGGTCCGGATCGATGGCGAAACAACGCGCAAAGCCGCAGCATGTGGCGGAGTATGTCCTGCTGCGCATCCTCGGCGCGGTGATGCGATACACACCCGTCGAGATCGCCTCCTGGTTCGGCGGCCGGGTGATGGGGGTGGTGATGCCGCTCACCAGCCGGCACGCCCGCGCCAAGGAGCACATGGCGCTCGCCATGCCCGAGCTCGGCGAGGCCGACCGCGACCGCATCGCCCGGGCCATGTGGCGCCAGCTCGGCCGCGTGTTCGGCGAGGCATTTCAGTTAGACAAGATCCTGGCCGACGACCGCCGGATCATCCTCCCGGACGACTTCGACGACCTGATCGAATTGTGCAGGGACGGCTGCGTGGTGGCGACCGCCCACTACGGCAACTGGGAGGTGGCGGGCGCCGTGGCGCATCGCGGCGGCAAGCAGCTCGCCGGCGTCTACCAGGCGCTGCACAACCCCCTCGCCGAGAGGTACCTGCAGCGTCTGCGAGGCCCGGTCTATCCGGCCGGCCTCTTCGCCAAGGGCGGCGACCTCGGGACGCGGCTGATCGGGCTGGTGCGGCAGGGCGCGGCCGTCGGACTGGTGGCGGACCTGCGGGAGAAACGCGGCGTTCAGGTACAGTTCTTCGGCCAGCCGGCCTTCGCGACGCCCCTCCCGGCGATGCTGGCGCGCATGTCCGGCCGGCCGCTGGTGGCCGGCGTGGTGCTGCGCGAAGGGGGCGTGAAGTTCCGCACCTTCTGCGAGGTCATCGACGTGCCGCACACGGACGACCGCGCGGCCGATATCCAGGTCGCGACGCAGCGGATGCACGATGCGTTCGAACGCTGGATTCGTGCCCATCCCGAACAGTGGATGTGGACGCACCGCAAGTGGGCGCAGTCCAGGGCGCGCCCGCTGGTCCTCAAATCCCTGTCGGAAGCCGACGTCAGGAGTTAACCGTTTGGGGATGCATACGAACGTTGTGTGACGAATCGTGAGCACCGCGCTCTTGCACGCCCCATTTCCTGCGGGTACCCGTAGTCTCCTGCGTGCGTCGGCTGGCCGATGGCTGTGCGCAATTTGCACGGCCAGTTGGTATGAGCGTTGCTCTCGATGGCAGTGGAGCGCGCTCGGCCGCTCGTGCTCCGAGGGAACCTTGGGCGCATCCGCTGCGTAAAATCTGGGTTCCCTCGGTGAACCTAACGCGCGGACCTTGCGTGACGCTGACGCGCAGCGTTTGAGCCGACGGTCGTAGTGCCCGGAGTTGGACCGAGGATGGTTGTGATGCGAGCTTGGCAATGAACAAAGTTCGGACGGCAAAGTTTCAGCTGGGTCAGGTGGTCCGTCACCGCGTGTTCTCGTTCCGGGGCGTGATCTTCGACGTCGACCCGACATTTTCCAATACCGAGGAGTGGTGGGAAGCGATCCCGGAGGATATCCGGCCCCGTCGCGACCAGCCATTCTACCACCTCTTCGCCGAGAACGACGAGACGGAGTACATCGCCTACGTGTCCGAGCAGAACCTCCTGCCCGACGACACCGGCGAGCCCGTCCGCCATCCGCAGGTGAGCGACATGTTCGAGCGCCGCGACGGCAACTACTGCGCAAGGCTCGATCAGTTCCACTGATCGGCCGCCCTCCCCGCTCAGGTCCGCGTTCGACCCGAACCGCCCGACCCGAGCGCATCGGGACCGATGACCACCCCGCGGCGGGATGCGCACCATCCCGACGGCCGGGTCGGTCACTCCGCTGGCAGCGGCGGCTCCCCGCACCATGCATGACCTCGCGCGTCCCCTCCCCGGCCTGCAGCGCCCGGTTTGGGGCCGGTGTCAGAAGTCGCCGTCGAAGATCAGGATGATGTAGGCGAGGAAGACCGCAAGGTGGACGACGCCCTGAAGGCTGTTCGTCCGGGACCCGACGAATGTCGCGATCGAGATGCCTAGCGACAGCGACAGGATCACGACACCCGGCGGCGACAGGCCGAGCTCGATGGGCCGGTCCACGAACCATGCCGCCGCGAGCACCGCCGGCACGGTGAGGCCGATCGTGGCGAGCGCCGAGCCGAGGCAGATGTTGACCGCCCGCTGAAGCTGGTTGTGCCGCGCCGCAGACAGGGCCGCCAGCCCCTCCGGCGTCAGGATCATGATGGCGACGATGAAGCCGCCCATCGCCACCGGTGCGCCGACCTGCGTGATGCCGTGGTCCACGTAGATCGCCAGCTTCTTCGACATCAGGACGAGCGGCAGCAGCGTCAGCAGCAGGGCGAAGATGTGAAAAATCGCGTTGCCGGGCGTGTGGCCGTGCTCCCCCGGCCCGCCGTCGTCGAAGAGGTCGGCCTCCGTGCCGTCGGCTGGCTGCTGGAAGACTTTCGGGTTCTGCACCGTCTGGAACAGCAGGAAGATCGCGTAGAGGACGATCGACATCGCGATCTGGAAGACAGTCTGCAGGCCGGAGAGACCGCCTCCGGGCGCCGACGTCGTGAACGTCGGCAGGATGAGGCTCGTCACCGCGACCGGCAGCAGCACCACCAGGTAGGCGTTCGCGCCCGACAGGTTGAAGACCTGCAGCCCGTGCCGCAGCCCGCCCAGCAGCAGGCTCAGCCCGACGAGCCCGTTGAGGACGATCATCAGGACCGAGAACATCGTGTCGCGCGCGAGCGTCGGTGCGTTCGGGCCTGTCAGCATGACCGCGGTGATGAGCGCGACCTCTATGCCGATCACCGACAGCGTCAGGATGAGGGTGCCGAAGGGCTCGCCGAAGATCTCCGCCAGGCACTCGGCGTGATGCACGACGGTGAAGACCGCCGCCAGCATCACGACGAAGATCACCGCGAGGACGAGGAAGGATCCCGCGTTGCCGACGAGCTCGGGCTTCAGCGCGGAGCCCCACAGGGTGAGGAGCGCGAACGAGACCCAGATGAGCGCGATGGGCCATTCGCGGACGAGCGACTTTCCGAGGTGCGGCATGCCGAGACTGTGCCAGCCAGGTCTTCAGACGACAACAACAAGCAGCACGGCCCGGCCGACGACGGCGTCAATGCCCCATGGGCGCCATCGACGCGGGGCCATCGACGCGGGTCGCGCGGATCGGAGGGGGCGGGCGTTTGCCTGGCTGCGAACGCGGCCCGGCGCCCCTCGGCTTCGCGGCGCCTCGCGCGCCGGGCCGGCCGGATCACCCCGAAGGGCGAAGGACGGCCGGCGCTGGCGGCGGCGCCGTGACCTGGAGTGGCCTCAGTTGCTGTTGGAGGCGTTGAGGGCCTCGCGCTGAGCCTCGCGCAGGCGGGCGGCGAAGTCTTCCTGGCTCTTCTCGAGGTCGGCCTGACGCTGCTCCGTGATTGCGGCGATGCGGTCCGGCGACAGCGGCTCACCGTCGTAGGCGGTGGTGAAGCCCGTCAGAGGCAGATCGAAGGGGACCTGCTTGCCTTCGCGGTTGTAGGCGGTCAGCCGCATCGTGGTGCCGGACTTCATCGCGGAGATGAAGGCCTCGTTGACGGCGCGCTCGGCCCAGCAGGCGGTCTGCAGGCAGACCTGGTACTCGGCCTTCTGCGGGTCGCCGCCGTCCACCTGGATCTGCACGCCCGGCTCGATCACCATGCCGGTCGGCACGGCGATCAGGATGCTCTGCCGCTGCTCGCCCTTGAAGCCGCGGATCGCGGCCGAGGCGAGCACCTGGCCACCGCCGGTGCGCAGCTCCTGGGTGACGAGGCACATGTCCTTCTTCACCCGCGGATCCTGAGTGCAGACCTTGAGCCAGTTGGGCTCGGCGGCCGGTGCCGATTGTGCCATGGCCGCGCTGGCGGGCAGAAGCGCCGCGGCGGCGAGAGCAGACAAAGCGGCAAGTGTTGCAAAACGCATTAAGCGATCCCCTCTCGATTGGGATTCATGCCTCGATCATCTCGTTCAACGCAACCGCGCCCTCGCGACCCGATTGCTGGGGCGAATGCCGACGGGTGGCTGATAGTCCACATCCGTCCGATCCGCCAAGTCGGCCCCGCCCGCGCTTGCGATCGCCGGCGGTGAAGAGCGCGTCGTCGATCGGCGAAGATCGAGGCGCCGGCCGGTACCTTCGGCCGACTACTCCGACTTGTCGACGGCGTCCTGCTGCGCTGCCAGCAGACGGTCGCGCGCTTCCTGGGCCTTCTTCTCCAGCGCCGTCTGCAGGTCCGACTGCTTCTGTTGCAGCGCCTGCGGGTCGATGCCTTCGCTGTTGTAGGCCGACGTGAAGCCGATCAGCGTCATGTCGAAGCTGACCTGCTTGCCCTGACGGTTCATCGTATTGATGCGCATCTTTCCGCCGCGCTTCAGGCGGCCGATGAACGCCTCGTCGATGGTCCGCTCGGCGTAGCAGGCGTTCGGGAAGCAGATCTGGAAGGGTGCCTTCTCGGGCTGCGCACCGTCGATCTGGATCTGCACGCCCGGCTGGACCAGCATGCCGACCGGGACCGACAGGAGGAGGCTGCGGCGGGACTCGCCTTCGAACTCGCGGATCGCGGCGGACGCCAGGAACTGGCCGTTCTGGGTGCGCAGTTCCTGGGTGATCAGGCACAATTCCTTGTTGGCCTGGGCATCTCTGTTGCAGATCTTGACCCAGGCGTTGTCGTCCTGGGCAGCATCCTGTGCGCTTGCCGGAATCGTCGGGACGGCCAATCCGAGCGACAGGCCCAGCGCCGCCACCAATTTTGTCAAACGCATGAAGTTTTCCCCCGTACTCAGCTTGGGTCGGCCGCGGCTCAACAGCCCATTGGCCACAAAGCGCTTTCGTGGGAAGGCTTAGACCGACAGCATTAAAATGGCTAGAACGTGTGGCCAATCGCCCAATAAATTTGTTGCGTCTTTCTGAACCAGGGCTCAGCCACACAAACAGGCATCACTCCAAGGATCAAGGGATTGGCGATGCATCGACGGATAGTGCGTGCGCTTAGTGTCGCGGCCGCTGCCGCAACACTGATCGCAACGCCCGCCGCCGCGGACTATGGGATCGCCATGCACGGCGAGCCCGTCCTCTCCAGAGGCGAGCCGCTCCCCTACGTCGACGTCGACGCGCCCAAGGGCGGGCGGGTGACGTTCGCGGTCCTGGGGTCCTTCGACAACCTCAACGTCCTCATTCCGCGAGGGTCCTACGCGCCGGGCATGCGCGACGCGACCTTCGGCAACTTCGTCTACGAGAGCCTCCTCGAGCGCAACGCCAGCGAGCCCTTCTCGCTCTATGGCTTCCTCGCCTCGGACGTCTCGGTGCCGCCGGAGCGCGACAGCGTCACCTTCACCATCGACGAGCGCGCGGCCTTCTCCGACGGCCACCCCCTGACGGCCGAGGACGTCGTCTTCTCCTACGAGCTGCTGAAGAGCCAGGGGCGCCCCTACATGCGCCAGTATTACGGCAAGGTGGCGAGCGTCGAGACACCGGACGAACGCACCGTCACCTTCCGTTTCGCCGACGCCAGCGACCGCGAGCTGCCGCTCATCATCGGCCTCATGCCGATCCTGCCGGCGCACGCGACCGACGTCGACGCGTTCGGCAAGACCACCCTGTCGCCGCCCATCGGCACGGGGCCCTACACGCTCGGCACGGTGAACCCCGGCCGCGACATCACCTTCGTGCGCAATCCCGACTACTGGGGCGCCGGTCATGCGCTCAACAAGGGCCGCTACAATTTCGAGGAGGTGGTGTTCCGCTTCTTCCGGGACGAGACGTCGCTGTTCGAGGCGTTCAAGGCCGGCAACACCGACTTCCACCTCGAGGGCGACGCGGGCCGCTGGACGACGGGCTACGACTTCCCGGCGATGGCGGACGGGCGCGAGGTGCGCGAGGCGATCCCGCTCGGCATCCCGCGCGGCATGTACGCCTTCGTCTTCAATACGCGCCGGCCGCCGTTCGACAATGTCGACGTCCGCGCGGCGATGAACCTGCTGTTCGACTTCACCTGGATCAACGCCAACCTCTTCAGCGGCCAGCTCAACCGGACGGACAGTTATTTCACCGCCTCCGAGCTCGCCGCCACCGGCCATCCGGCGAGCGAGCGCGAGCGCGAGCTCCTCGCCTCCTACCCGGACGCCGTGCTGCCGGAGATCATGGACGGGACATGGACACCGCCGAAGCTCGACGGTTCGGGGCGCGACCGGACGGCGATCCGCGAGGCGCTTGAGCACTTCGCGGCGGCGGGCTGGCGGATCGACGGCGGCCGGCTCGTGAACGAGAAGGGCGAGCCGTTCGGCTTCGAGATCCTGGTCGCGACACGCGACGACGAGCGCCTCGCCCTCGCCTACCAGCGGCTGCTGCGTCCGGTCGGGATCGAGGCGCGCATCCGCTACGTCGATTCCTCCCAGTACAACGCCCGCCTGCTGGCGTTCGATTTCGACATGATCCGCTTCTACTGGCCGGCGTCCCTGTCACCCGGAAACGAGCAGATCAATCGCTGGTCGCAGAAGTCGGCGGACCTCGAGGGATCGTTCAATTTCGCCGGCACCCGGTCGCCCGCGGCGGACGCGATGATCGACGCGCTGCTGGCGGCGCGGTCGACCGAGGACTTCGTCGATGCGGTCCGTGCGCTCGACCGCGTGTTGCTGTCGGGCCTATATGTCATACCTCTGTACCATACGCCTGCGCAGTGGGTGGCTTATACCACCCGCATCGCGCACCCGGAGGTGCAGAGCCTCTACGGCGTCGAACTCGAAACCTGGTGGGTCAAGCCATGACGAAACTCGATACCAGCGCCATCGAGCCGATCCATATCGACGTCGTCTCCGACGTCATGTGTCCCTGGTGCTTCATCGGCAAACGGCGCCTGGAGAAGGCGCTCGAATCGCTCGACGACGTCACCGTGCGCGTCGTCTGGCGTCCATACCAGCTCGATCCGACCCTGCCCTCCGAGGGCAAGGACCGTCAGCAGTACCTGACCGAGAAGTTCGGCGGGCCGGAGCGGGCGGACGAGATCTACGCGCGGGTCCGGGCCGCCGGCGAGGAGGAGGACATCCCCTTCGCATTCGAGAAGATCACCCGCTCGCCCAATACCCTCAACGCGCACCGGCTGATCCGCTGGGCGGGGATCGAGGGCAAGCAGGACGCGCTGGTGGAGCGCCTCTTCAACCTCTACTTCATCGAAGGCGCCAACCTAGCCGACCCGGCGGTCCTGGTCACGGCGGCGGCGGACGCCGGGCTCGACTCGTCGATGGTCGGGCGCCTGCTCGCGACCGACGCGGACCTCGCCGAGACGGAGGCGGAGATCGTCCACGCGCAGGCGATCGGAGTGCAGGGCGTGCCCTGCTTCATCCTCGAGAACAAGTATGCGGTGTCGGGCGCGCAGCCGGCCGACGTCCTCGCCTCGGCGATTCGACAGGTGGCCGCGGAGAAGGCCGGGACGGCCACGGTGCCGACGGTCTGACCCGGCCGGCGTCACCCGCAGGCTAAAATGAAAAAGGCCGTGGAGCTGTCCACGGCTTTTTTTTCGTGCGGGACGATGTCCGCGCCGGTCAGTACCCGAGGTCGAGGCTGAAGCGGTAGGTCAGGCCGATGCCGACGCTGATTTCCTGGTCGTTACCGGCCTCGACGATCGGGCTGTCGAGCGCGTCGCCGATGAAGTGGGTGTATTTCACCCGGCCATGCAGGCGCCACTTCTCGGTCAGCTCGTACGTGGCGGTGGCCGCGAGGCTGACGTCCTTGAAGCCGCCGCTCGCGTTGTAGGGCTCGAGCTCCTCGGCGGAGTTCGGGACGGAGAAGTAGTAGTCCATGTACTGCGCGTCGGCGGCCGAGATGCGCGGGCCGACCGCGAGCGTCAGGCGGTCGATCGGGTTCATCAGCACGTCGATGCCCGCCTCGCCGACGAAGCCGTTGTGGCCCGTGATGCCGTAGCGCACGTCAGCGAAGGCGCGCAGGAAGCCGTAGCGGAACGAGGCGCCGCCACCGAATTCGAAGGACAGGTCGGTATCGTCGATCCCGTCGAGGTAGTGCGCGTCGGAGCTCTTGCGCTCGCCGACGAAGTTGAACGAGGGGAAGACCGCGAACGACACGGCTTTCTTGTCCTCGGTGACGACCTCGCCGAACACGGGCAGTCGCAGGTACTGCAGCGCGATCAGCGGCCACCCGGTCGGGCCGTAGCGCTTGGACGAGGGGAAGACCGGCTCGTAGCCGACGCCCGCGCCGATATCGATGACGATGTCGCGGTAGCTGACCGATTCGGGAACCGGCACCGACTCGGGCAACGGGTCGGCCGCCATCGACGGGCCCGAGACCAAGGCTGTGGCAGGAACCGCGACCAATGCCATGACCGCACTTATGAAAGCGCGCACTCTACACCCCTCCGCTAAGCAGCACGGATATCTGAACGCGATTCCCGGAATTAGGAAGCGGCATAAGGGTTTGTTTCCTCGCCGCTTCCCTATTTGCAACCGGGCCGTGACTCTGCGGTCACATATTCGGCGAGGGGCGGGATGGGGTGCAAAGATGCTTCGTCACCGGCGCAACATTCTGTCCCGGCCCGCGGTGCGACAATCCGCACTGAAGCGACACGGCAGCCTCGCTCGTTGTCGGTTGAGCGGACCTTATTCCCAACGGGATGCCGTCCGTCCGTCCGTCCATCCGGACCGTCAGCCGTAACGA
This genomic window from Acuticoccus sediminis contains:
- a CDS encoding invasion associated locus B family protein → MANGLLSRGRPKLSTGENFMRLTKLVAALGLSLGLAVPTIPASAQDAAQDDNAWVKICNRDAQANKELCLITQELRTQNGQFLASAAIREFEGESRRSLLLSVPVGMLVQPGVQIQIDGAQPEKAPFQICFPNACYAERTIDEAFIGRLKRGGKMRINTMNRQGKQVSFDMTLIGFTSAYNSEGIDPQALQQKQSDLQTALEKKAQEARDRLLAAQQDAVDKSE
- a CDS encoding extracellular solute-binding protein, coding for MRALSVAAAAATLIATPAAADYGIAMHGEPVLSRGEPLPYVDVDAPKGGRVTFAVLGSFDNLNVLIPRGSYAPGMRDATFGNFVYESLLERNASEPFSLYGFLASDVSVPPERDSVTFTIDERAAFSDGHPLTAEDVVFSYELLKSQGRPYMRQYYGKVASVETPDERTVTFRFADASDRELPLIIGLMPILPAHATDVDAFGKTTLSPPIGTGPYTLGTVNPGRDITFVRNPDYWGAGHALNKGRYNFEEVVFRFFRDETSLFEAFKAGNTDFHLEGDAGRWTTGYDFPAMADGREVREAIPLGIPRGMYAFVFNTRRPPFDNVDVRAAMNLLFDFTWINANLFSGQLNRTDSYFTASELAATGHPASERERELLASYPDAVLPEIMDGTWTPPKLDGSGRDRTAIREALEHFAAAGWRIDGGRLVNEKGEPFGFEILVATRDDERLALAYQRLLRPVGIEARIRYVDSSQYNARLLAFDFDMIRFYWPASLSPGNEQINRWSQKSADLEGSFNFAGTRSPAADAMIDALLAARSTEDFVDAVRALDRVLLSGLYVIPLYHTPAQWVAYTTRIAHPEVQSLYGVELETWWVKP
- a CDS encoding DsbA family oxidoreductase; the encoded protein is MTKLDTSAIEPIHIDVVSDVMCPWCFIGKRRLEKALESLDDVTVRVVWRPYQLDPTLPSEGKDRQQYLTEKFGGPERADEIYARVRAAGEEEDIPFAFEKITRSPNTLNAHRLIRWAGIEGKQDALVERLFNLYFIEGANLADPAVLVTAAADAGLDSSMVGRLLATDADLAETEAEIVHAQAIGVQGVPCFILENKYAVSGAQPADVLASAIRQVAAEKAGTATVPTV
- a CDS encoding MipA/OmpV family protein, yielding MALVAVPATALVSGPSMAADPLPESVPVPESVSYRDIVIDIGAGVGYEPVFPSSKRYGPTGWPLIALQYLRLPVFGEVVTEDKKAVSFAVFPSFNFVGERKSSDAHYLDGIDDTDLSFEFGGGASFRYGFLRAFADVRYGITGHNGFVGEAGIDVLMNPIDRLTLAVGPRISAADAQYMDYYFSVPNSAEELEPYNASGGFKDVSLAATATYELTEKWRLHGRVKYTHFIGDALDSPIVEAGNDQEISVGIGLTYRFSLDLGY